In Myxocyprinus asiaticus isolate MX2 ecotype Aquarium Trade chromosome 16, UBuf_Myxa_2, whole genome shotgun sequence, the genomic stretch CATGACAGGGTGAGCTCCTTATACTCCTTTACCTGTACATGGGtcagaaataattaaaaacttgTCCAACCAAAGCGTGTGGAATGTCACTTATGTTGTCTCTAAAACTGCATATTTAGTGCGGTTCAGAACTCACAATCATTTCCTCGTGACAACATAGATCACCCCTCTAATTGTGCTGAGGAAAGCTGTTCTTTTGCACAAAGTCATACTACCCAGAgaacaaaaaaaattacagacCCTATTGGTCACCGAGCTTTAATTCCATATGGTTAAGGTTTTGTTTTGAAAGGTAAAATATATTAGCCTTATACAATTTTGAGAAATATCTTTCCCCATCTTCGTGTCCACTACATCTAGTGTCCACTACATGAGCTAGCATAGATCTTACAAGTTATCATGTCTTATAAGTTTATATGGAGGCAAGCTAGTAATCATTTTCACGTGTCGCTTCAGTCTCTCATACAGTGCAAGTTATTTGCGTGATTgtttcctgcaaaaaaaaaaaaaaaaaaaaaaaacattagagggTGGTTCCTGTAGGTAACGTTTGTGTAAAGTGCATTTTTAattgaacattttaaattctttgcTTAAACTCATTGCTTTAACTCGTATCCAATTCtgctaaaaggaatagtttacccaaaactgaaaatcctctcatcatttactcaccctcatgccatcccagatgtgtattactttccttcttctgctgaacacatacgaagatttttagaagaatatttcagctctgtaggtctatacaatgcaagtaaatgggtactaaaactttgaagctccaaaagcaaataaagCATGATTAaattacagtggttaaatccatgtatttacaagtgtgggtgagaaacagatcaatatttaagtccttttttttactgtgaatctccattttcactttcacatttttttttattttttatttttttttttggcgattcacattattcgtaatagggtaatataacacaaagcattatgtataaatttacactcaatatttaaaaaaaaaaaaaaactataatataaaaaaactgTGCGTCTgagcgtcatcacagtctgtgaaaaaggtctattaagaTGTGCTGTTGCCTCAGAATAAACAACTGTATGtgtttccatgaaaaaataaataaataaataaataaaataaattaaaaaataaataaattaagatgTGCTGTTGAAACCACGTGTTGCAGGTTCACTGACGCAAAAACTACGCGACTCCTGCTGATCCCTTCGCCCATGTGAATGTCGTCACCGGTGTCTTATAAAAACTCATATGACAAGGTAAGAGAGCAGTATTTGTTCTGTAGGTAGTGACATCTCAAATTGTGTTCAGCTGcgttaaaatgtttattaaagtGTATAAATGTATTCTAGGTCATCAAATGTTCTTGTTGGTAATGTTGACAGTTTCGTAAGCTCATTGCGGCGCCTCCTCAAATCGGCAAGGTCAGAATAGACTTCAGCTCAGTGACAGACTGTCAGGTAATTCTTATATATCTGTATAAGGTGTTTGTATGCAGTATAATCGATAAGTGAGGAAGCTCAGTAATCTTCTGTTGAAAACAACAGTATTCGTGTAAAAATAGaatttgttaaatataattgATTGTAAAATTGCAGAACCGCAACACAACAgcacatatttatattttactgGTGTTATTTTTATCTAGGGTAATATGAGCTGTAAGAATAGATTTACTCAGAATTTAGGCTTTTTTAACATGTTATGTCATTCGTTCTCAGGTGGCCAGGTGAGATGTGGGTGCAAATGCTTTGATTGTTTTATTGAACACCGGAAGTCCCGTCTCCAAAATGACCACCAGGCTGCTGTGCAGATGGGCACGACATTTTCCTCACTGCCCTCAGGCTGCTGCAGCGTCAGCCCGACTACAGATGCCCACAGTTCACTCCACAGGGCCAGCGTGCTCGTTGACCATTTCTTGGATCCAGTCTGCTTCTAGACACCTCTGTCAGAGCAGTGAACTGGCCAAGGTGGAGGAGTCCCCAATTCCATATGAACGCTCAGAAATAGTCGGACTTGTTGAAAAGGCAGCCACTCCACAGGAAGTGCTTCAGTTGTGGGCAGAGCAAGGTGGATCTGCTGGTGATGCAGCCAGGTGTCTGATCCAGCTAAGTCTGAGGGTCATGGAGAAGGGTGGAGACGGAATTCTGCAGGACCCATGCTGTGAAAACATGCTGGAGACAGTAAACTCTCAGGTAGCTATGACAACCAGGTCTGATCCACTTGTCAGTGAACAAGATGAGATGGAGACAGTGGTGAATAATCTTTGTCTTCTTCCTACCCTTCTCTATCAGGTGTCTTCAGTATGGAATGGGTCTCTAGTGGCTCTCCTGCGTGCTCTCACTATGTTGGGTCTCCCTTCTGATGCCCCTCTGCTCCACTCTCTCCAGAATGAAGTGCTTTGGAGGATTCGACGCCTCACTTACCGTCACCTTGCCTACCTGGTGGACTGGGTAGCGTTTCAGCGCAGTAAAGGGTAGGGTTCACAGTCACATTAGGGCTGAACAATTAATCGAAATCGCGATACGACCTTGTGTGGTCATTTAACCGCAGAggactgcgatttaattaaataaatagtctgattGTGCTGCTTGCTTCAAAGTTTATGTGCACTGCTCTGTCCTGTATTATGTTAGTGAATTATTAGTGTTTTCAGAGCAGTTCTGTACTCCACaactctgtcttgtgttttgagtAACAGATGTGCTTTGATTTCCGTTCCGTTTGCCTATGAGCACTCAGCACGTTATATTTAAAGCgatccagattcactttaatttaacttgtgcttaattccaaatatgtttggctgctacaagttaatatacaaatacaaataatacttACCATGGCACTGGTTATTTGTGGACAGAGGAAGAGATGTTAAAATGAGAAGCACATTATACAGCTGTTGTAAATATGAACTAAGCTACACAGACTTTTCATACATTATTTCGCCTAAATAAAAGCTTGACTGTTTAGAACTTATTGGTATAACTGAACCACACAGCATGCCCTGTGTAAGTTAAGATTCTTTTACAGTAATACTACATAATATTACAGAATTATATTACTATtgtacaataatattaataattataaacagtataatgttataatataacaataatatagtattcaagttgactgggttccaaaaataatgatgatgaatagtgggctgagaccctatcacaaagtggacaaaaacaggtaaatttttactataaatcatatactttcacttccacattcttcttctttggttttcattcatgcatatcgccacctactgggcaaggaggagaatttatagtaaaatggggtttctcatccacacctatcatattgcttctgaagatatggatttaacaacttcagtcgtatggattacttttatgctgcctttatatgctttttggaccttcaaagttctgcccaACATTCACTTGCACGCTGATGCATTTTGGCCAATGGAGCCTTCCTTGGAGTGTGTCAGGATACTGACATCAATGTTCTTTTGACTAAACCGTTGActaaataggcaaaaaaaaaaaaaacttgtggatCATGAGACTGAGGTTTGGCCAGTAGGTTTTGTCAGTTTCTTTTATGTTCTGGTAATATTGGGGTTTGGATTTTGATAGGCAGGAAAATGAAGCTCTTACCAAAACCCTGCTGAAACAGCTTGAGCTGCGCTGGACTGAGCTGTGTGATCCTCGTACCATCACCATTCTCATGAGCCGTGCCTCACTCCTCTCCCCATCTCTCATGGACAAACTAGAGGACAAGGTGAATACACTCCTTTTATATTTAACATTATGTTCTATGGGGCTTGTCTAACACCTAGCTGTACCTTGTGCTGTCCAGGCCCTGGAGTTGTCTGAGAACTTCAGTGCAGAGGATATCAGCAGGGTGGCGTTTGCATTGGCTGCTCAAAACAGGAGAGCCGTTCCTTTGTTGCGGGCACTCTCATATCACCTGAACCAGAAACCCTCCTTGGAACTAAAAACACCACTGCTGCTTGATGTTGCATATGCTTATGGTCAGCAGGTTTTTATTTGCTCTTATTTGGTTCTAATTTGAGTTATTGATTAGACttctaatcaaaataataatattaaattaaaaaatgtattattatatttgtgtctGTTCTATCCAATACGCGTGATGTCCTGAGCATACGcaggcatacaaatggaaatcgcttCATTGGACACAGGAAGCTCTAAAATACAATTGCACACTAACAGTCACAGGTGTTGTATGATGAGTTTATGGCTGAAGCTGCGGAAACTGAAAGTGAAACCAGTAGCGGGAGAGAGATGTCCGTTTGAAGCACAAGAGTGATTAAGAGAGATACTAaatctactatatataatgctgaatattatgtataattatgctatgggggaatataatcctaacgtcaaatgtcatgtctgatttgatttcacaGTGACAGTTATGGTTATTAGttcatatttccatttggtgtcaatattgccctgttctgggctgtTTTTAGTCCAAGTACATCTCTGTTGGactttttagcacttttaagaacagtacttttaccgacatttttaaggaaacaaactgttttgcatatgtctataaagtaataaaaataaaacattctattttaacttttcttgattcaagCTTAGTTTAAAGAATTGTGAAACGAACTGAACCGTGAGTTCAGTATCATGAACCGAACCAAATTGTGAGATGACTGAATTGTTACACCctaatataaatacaaaattgctctgtgattttggtcataccacccaCCCCTAGAATATATTATAACTGTAAATATAATAACTAAAACAGATATAAATGTTTAGTTTTGAACTTAGTCCACAGACTGAATATAGAATTTATATCCAAGAAAATATAAAGAATGCCTACCTAATTGTGTTTTCTCATATTTTCTCTCAAAAAAAGGTAAGCTGAATTTTCACCAGACACAGGTACTCCAGAGAATAGCTGCAGAGTTATTGCCTAGGTTATCAGAACTGAGTTCACTTGACGTCACACGCTGTGCCAAGTCTCTGGCCTTCCTCAAGTGGCTACACCTTCCTCTGTTTGAAGGCTTTGCTCAGGTTAGAGCCTAGTTCTTAGAGATTTCCACATCTTTCCACATCTTTATGCGCTGACACTGCACATAATGCAACttgttttcatgaaaatgtatttgttgcaTTGTATTTCCTTTTTCAGCACTACTTGAGTAATAGTGAAAAGTACAGCACTCTGCAAGTGTGTAATCTCCTCATGTCTTTCGCCAAACTCAACTTCCATCTCAGCAAAAGGGCGGAGTTCTTCCCAAAGGTAACCAATAAGGGGGAAAATAGAACTGGTCTACATaaattataggattattttatcattgttttaatCTGCATTAATCCGatgcatttttgtgtttaaaGGGTATGTCTATGTAATATCTGTATTTAAGTAACTGCATTAGGCCCTTTCGCACTGCAGAGACTATAGCCCGTTTAAGGTACTTTTACCCGGGACTAGTACTTTGTTGTTTTCGCACCTGAGGAACTATAGTACTTTTTGGTAGGAACTTCTGGGGGCATAGTGGGattgtgggaggtgctgcaacctgtgattggtcaaaagcCTATAACGCACAAAGCAATGAGAGTTGCGAGGAGTCCGCCaccatttgtaaacaaacttgtagctgctagcctgctactcagagtaTTGCGGTAATTTTAttattcccttaacagaaataacatatactgcctggccaaaaaaaaagttgcatattcTAGTATttcgttggactgcctttagcttcgATTACGGCGTGTATTCATCATGGCAtagtttcaacaaccttatgcagtgtcacaacatttatttcagtccagagttgcattaatgtttggccaagatcttgtattaatgacgggagagtcaaaccactccgtaaagtcttctccagcacatcccaaagactttcaatggggttaaggtcaggactctgtggtggccaattcatgtgtttgaaaatgattcttcatgctccctgaaccactctttcacaatttgagcccgatgaatcttggcattgtcatcctggaatattccCGTGCCGTCagggggggaaaaaaatccattgatgggataaggtcattcagtacattcaggtagtcagctgacttcattttattgcagcacaactttgctgagcctagacctgaccaactgtagcaaacccagatcataacaccgccttcagaggcttgtacagtgggcactatgcataacgggtacatcgcttcatgcgctttcCTTCTTACAATGACGAGCCCATCACTTTGGAAAAGGGTacatctggactcatcagaccacatgaccttttcccattgctccacagtccaatctttatgctccctagcaaattgaagtcgttttcctcactaacaagtgtctttcttgtggccacacaactgtttagtcccaatcctgtaaattgttagtgcattgtgcgtgtggaaatgctcttactttcattaTTAAACATAGCCCTGAGTTCtactgtcatttttttactatgtgACTTCCAaacgttttagtgatctccagtcattcaagatttttttccgaccacatttcttccacgaagctgatggttcaccgctatccttccaggttttaacaatgggttggacagttcttaacccaattccagtgatttcagcaatctcctccttagttgttttctttgcttgatgcaggccaataatttgccccttctgaaacagtaacatcttttccacgaccaagGGATGCGtattccgacatggttgtttaagaaatgcaataatgaatcacatttaatcactgcaataatgaccCAATCACatgctcttaagtatctgcttatttaaatccaaatggcgattatttttttttggccaggcagtgtaaaacCAACACCGTATTCAAAGAGAATCACCTGTTTCATATAcacaccagccactttattagttacacctatttattcatgcaatttatttaatcagccaatcatgtggtagcagtgcagtgcataaaatcatgctgatacagttcaggagcttctgttaatgttctcatcaaccatcagaatgggggaaaaaatgtgatctcactgattttgaccgtggcatgatttttggtgccagacgggctggtttgtatttctgtaactgctgatctacaggaattttcatgcacaacagtctctagagtttactcagaatggtggcaacaaaaaaaaaaagttttgggattgaaaacgtcttgttgatgagagatgtcaatggagaatggccagactggttcaagctaacagaaaggctacagttacTCCGATAACCCTCTGTcaaattgtaatgagcagaaaagcatctcagaatgcacaacatgtcaaaccttgaggcgaatgggctacaacagtagaagaccaggTTGGGTTCCACTcatgtcagccaagaacagaaagctgagccTGCAGTGAGCCTAACATCTCTGTACCTcggcagaaatcaagattcatcagaccaggttcTGTTTTTCCGAATCTTTAACTGTCctgttttggtgagcctgtgcccactgcagcttcAGCGTTCTGTTCTTAACTGACAGAAGTGGAaaccgacatggtcttctgctgctgtagcccatccgctaaaaggtttgacatgttgtgcaatctgagatgttattctgctccctacaattgtacagagtggatatctgagttaccaaagcctttctgtcagtttgaatatccctggagatcagcagttacagaaaaactcaaactagcccgtctggcacaaacagtcatgccacgatcgaaatcactgagatcacattttttccccattctgatggttgatgtgaacattaacagaagctcctgacccgtaaaGTCCTCCCgcaagttaggtcccaagtcggggcTGTAGCCGGGCAAGGGGGATTTAGCTCCCCTGCCCCCtaggaattatgattaaatcatgttttcctaTAGAAGTGCCGGTTTCAGGTGcatgatatgcagatatagtcgACACACAAACTTTGAGCATCGACTGAGTGAGCCCTGCGTCCAATCGCTCTtaagaaatgtatgaatttcaggtATGAGGCAGTTCACTGGGTGtttgccatgtgaaaagcaccaattagtgaacacattccatttcagtgtgtAAAGGCGTCTCGTGGATGGCGCTCTAGCCTGTAATACGGTGTTCATAATCGACGAGCCAGTTCTGGCTCGTCCACTGTGCTCCGTTCAAAGGCCACACGTGTAGGCTTTGCAGCTTTGACTGGGGATGCCAAAccatgccttgtgtttgagagagaagatctTTCTTCAGCGGTGTTTCCCATGGAGGCCCATCCATTATTTCTACCTTCTCCAGATACCAGGTTTAATTAGGCCATTTCGGCGCCATTAACAGAATtttttccatgtccactcggacttcGCTCATGACAGAATGGAGGtgcactgggggaaacacatactttAGTTTCGCCGGCCATACATGGGCCAGCGTGTCATGGCGACATATGTATGGCGCTATTGGTGTGTTGTCCgaatgaatcagaatgtggtgattcacaataagCTAGAatgacagccagtagctctaagCGGTTGACATGTCACGGCCTTTTCGCACCTGTACAGGTGTCGAAATTCGGGCGTCCATTACACATCGCGCCCTAACCTGTGTTAGATGCATTAGTGGTCtgcactttccttctgaaaacttgacccagcataacatcctgttggtagaaggctggcgctgtccatggtgctagagcagccagacagtggcgagtcaCCGCAAAGCACATGAAAattaaatgacttcagtggtaatattttttcagtttgaactgaaacagacaccgaagaatggtctgtatgcactcgttcatgaggtgcactTGCCTGAACTCCTAAAAAgaagatttactggctggggaaaaagTGTTCTttgttgacattagaccagattttccatatggcaaagcagcaagtctctccatGTTCACTCAGTAGtccctctgattggctagtaataaccaattgctgaggtaatttaaaaaatgcacaccattcattttcagttttagcacccagtcggaatgcCAGTAAGACCTCACCACACGTAACgagacagagggcaatttggtatgttcataacatgatataatgcactgctaaccattgggaagcggttgcgcataatgtgtgagcttttaaataggaaagctctttattgaaaaagtgtgagcgtctcatGCATGTGCAGCAAGCGCTGTAATCtttttgtaatatttgtaattcattacaagatataatgtgccgctcaccattgggaagcggttgtgctaaatgtgtgggctttgaagtgtgAAACCTGTGATTGTTGCGGAGTCGTTACGTAGTGCTCAGCAAATCCATCCACAGAGCCCCCGAAAAAGCCAactggagacaccggagcatcaaatagagcggcTTTTCCTGTGTCACGCATTTCCACGAGGGTCAGCCAGATGAGACGATCCgaaaacaccaggttgctcattgacttgccaatggcctgtgcattGACTTTCGCAGCGCTAAGTCCATAGTGGTGCGGAGCTTTTGAAAGTCTCTGGATCGttgccttgctcatccatttgtttgaggagcttagcttggaaaacttggagcaccgtcatcgcgtggagtgctgaaccagtttggcctgcttctgagtatgctcttccagccagtgcggacattAGTCGACATGGCTTAGAAAGATGAACGGGGAATGAGTTCCACGCCCTGCTACTCGCCGtcagagatgtgccgctacctCCTCTTTcaggggggtagttgggcataactgtTGTCTTCCCCATGGTCCACTTTATTGAGAAGAGTGGAATCGTTGTGCTAGAGAGCTGAATAGGGTGCATCCAGGATTTTTTTTCAGGTCGTTA encodes the following:
- the LOC127454445 gene encoding FAST kinase domain-containing protein 4-like, producing the protein MTTRLLCRWARHFPHCPQAAAASARLQMPTVHSTGPACSLTISWIQSASRHLCQSSELAKVEESPIPYERSEIVGLVEKAATPQEVLQLWAEQGGSAGDAARCLIQLSLRVMEKGGDGILQDPCCENMLETVNSQVSSVWNGSLVALLRALTMLGLPSDAPLLHSLQNEVLWRIRRLTYRHLAYLVDWVAFQRSKGQENEALTKTLLKQLELRWTELCDPRTITILMSRASLLSPSLMDKLEDKALELSENFSAEDISRVAFALAAQNRRAVPLLRALSYHLNQKPSLELKTPLLLDVAYAYGKLNFHQTQVLQRIAAELLPRLSELSSLDVTRCAKSLAFLKWLHLPLFEGFAQHYLSNSEKYSTLQVCNLLMSFAKLNFHLSKRAEFFPKVHTALESAFQNLEPFLKTDVVWSLCVLNQAKPDYITSVTKPAFQKKLSAGGSAGRTENYRQKLLHISAYAQLEPLGATVAASPIVLLPVLQSKVESNTPLQSGLHTALQNLTNSRTQALRTAVKTVYGWTIDGELVVDSENRSIDLENIKAPHLPGGGGTDALPAGTRRIAFVALEFPNFCLRSKDLLGRFVMQKRHLQLAGFIVVEVPYFEWLELKSDWQKVAYLKDKLGKAVAEDMAK